From Pongo pygmaeus isolate AG05252 chromosome 2, NHGRI_mPonPyg2-v2.0_pri, whole genome shotgun sequence, a single genomic window includes:
- the LXN gene encoding latexin isoform X1: protein MEIPPTNYPASRAALVAQNYINYQQGTPHRVFEVQKVKQASMEDIPGRGHKYRLKFAVEEIIQKQVKVNCTAEVLYPSTGQETAPEVNFTFEGETGKNPDEEDNTFYQRLKSMKEPLEAQNIPDNFGNVSPEMTLILHLAWVACGYIIWQNSTEDTWYKMVKIQTVKQVRRNDDFIELDYTILLHNIASQEIIPWQMQVLWHPQYGTKVKHNSRLPKEVQLE, encoded by the exons ATGGAAATCCCGCCGACCAACTACCCAGCCTCCAGGGCGGCCTTGGTGGCACAGAACTACATCAACTACCAGCAGGGGACCCCCCACAGGGTGTTTGAGGTGCAGAAGGTCAAACAAGCCAGCATGGAG gaTATTCCAGGAAGAGGACATAAGTATCGCCTTAAATTTGCTGTTGAAGAAATTATACAAAAa CAAGTTAAGGTGAACTGCACAGCTGAAGTACTTTACCCTTCAACGGGACAAGAAACTGCACCAGAAGTCAACTTCACATTTGAAGGAGAAACTGGAAAGAATCCAGATGAAGAAGACAACACATTTTATCAAAGACTTAAGTCCATGAAGGAACCGCTAGAAGCACAAAATATTCCAG ACAATTTTGGAAATGTATCTCCAGAAATGACGCTCATTCTACATTTAGCCTGGGTTGCCTGTGGTTATATAATATGGCAAAATTCTACTGAAGACACATGgtataaaatggtaaaaattcAAACTGTCAAGCAAGTG cGAAGAAATGATGACTTTATTGAATTAGACTACACCATTCTACTTCATAATATAGCATCTCAG GAGATTATTCCCTGGCAAATGCAAGTTCTCTGGCATCCACAATATGGCACTAAAGTAAAACATAATAGCCGTCTGCCAAAGGAAGTACAACTGGAATAA
- the LXN gene encoding latexin isoform X2, protein MEIPPTNYPASRAALVAQNYINYQQGTPHRVFEVQKVKQASMEDIPGRGHKYRLKFAVEEIIQKQVKVNCTAEVLYPSTGQETAPEVNFTFEGETGKNPDEEDNTFYQRLKSMKEPLEAQNIPDNFGNVSPEMTLILHLAWVACGYIIWQNSTEDTWYKMVKIQTVKQVEIIPWQMQVLWHPQYGTKVKHNSRLPKEVQLE, encoded by the exons ATGGAAATCCCGCCGACCAACTACCCAGCCTCCAGGGCGGCCTTGGTGGCACAGAACTACATCAACTACCAGCAGGGGACCCCCCACAGGGTGTTTGAGGTGCAGAAGGTCAAACAAGCCAGCATGGAG gaTATTCCAGGAAGAGGACATAAGTATCGCCTTAAATTTGCTGTTGAAGAAATTATACAAAAa CAAGTTAAGGTGAACTGCACAGCTGAAGTACTTTACCCTTCAACGGGACAAGAAACTGCACCAGAAGTCAACTTCACATTTGAAGGAGAAACTGGAAAGAATCCAGATGAAGAAGACAACACATTTTATCAAAGACTTAAGTCCATGAAGGAACCGCTAGAAGCACAAAATATTCCAG ACAATTTTGGAAATGTATCTCCAGAAATGACGCTCATTCTACATTTAGCCTGGGTTGCCTGTGGTTATATAATATGGCAAAATTCTACTGAAGACACATGgtataaaatggtaaaaattcAAACTGTCAAGCAAGTG GAGATTATTCCCTGGCAAATGCAAGTTCTCTGGCATCCACAATATGGCACTAAAGTAAAACATAATAGCCGTCTGCCAAAGGAAGTACAACTGGAATAA